The Haladaptatus cibarius D43 genome window below encodes:
- a CDS encoding GNAT family N-acetyltransferase has product MRVERLDLDEWEDHLPKSGFEVFHLPDALAAIERHTAGELRLYGGFKGQQAIALLPVVVRNGPLGTAALSPPPGLAIPRLGPILMPTSPKRRKQEKVNREFTETVLDRIRTDYTAQLARVGFDSPVAQRVGEQMESGLTLFRMLCGTAYGDPRPYVWGDLDVEPYFTYHLDLEATTADAVKKSFSKSLRREIRDAKELEVSVEKEGLEGAREVYSDTIERYDEQGETLGLSWEYVRDLWEGLDDHAQTYVARDSSGNYLSGITALYSNDAAYFWQGGARAVYEGTSVNSLVHWHIIKDIVSGSPVESVTTYDLMGANTERLCRYKAKFGADLVPYYLVESSGRTMDAAKRAYQFVRG; this is encoded by the coding sequence ATGAGAGTCGAACGTTTAGACCTCGATGAATGGGAAGACCATCTCCCCAAAAGCGGGTTTGAGGTGTTCCACCTCCCCGACGCGCTCGCCGCTATCGAGCGCCACACGGCGGGAGAACTTCGCCTGTACGGGGGGTTCAAAGGACAGCAAGCGATTGCCCTGCTTCCGGTCGTCGTCAGAAACGGCCCGCTCGGAACCGCCGCGCTCTCGCCGCCGCCGGGGTTGGCGATACCGCGACTCGGGCCGATTCTGATGCCGACGAGTCCGAAACGACGGAAGCAAGAGAAAGTAAACCGCGAGTTCACCGAAACGGTGCTCGACCGGATTCGAACCGACTACACCGCGCAACTCGCTCGCGTCGGGTTCGATTCCCCGGTCGCACAGCGCGTGGGCGAACAGATGGAATCCGGCCTGACCCTGTTCCGAATGCTCTGTGGAACCGCTTACGGTGACCCGCGCCCCTACGTCTGGGGCGATTTGGACGTGGAACCGTACTTCACGTACCATCTCGACCTCGAAGCGACGACGGCTGACGCGGTGAAAAAATCGTTCAGCAAGAGCCTCCGACGGGAAATTCGAGACGCAAAGGAGTTGGAAGTGAGCGTCGAGAAAGAGGGACTCGAAGGTGCGCGCGAGGTGTATTCGGACACCATCGAGCGATACGACGAGCAGGGCGAAACCCTCGGTCTGTCGTGGGAGTACGTCCGCGACCTGTGGGAAGGACTGGACGACCACGCCCAGACCTACGTGGCCCGGGATTCGTCGGGGAATTATTTGAGCGGCATTACTGCTCTGTACTCCAACGACGCGGCGTACTTCTGGCAGGGCGGCGCGAGAGCGGTTTACGAGGGAACCAGCGTGAACAGCCTCGTCCACTGGCATATCATCAAGGATATCGTGTCGGGTTCACCGGTCGAATCGGTGACCACTTACGACCTGATGGGGGCGAACACGGAACGGCTCTGTCGGTACAAAGCGAAGTTCGGGGCCGACCTTGTTCCCTATTACCTCGTCGAATCGAGTGGCAGAACCATGGATGCCGCGAAACGAGCCTACCAGTTCGTCAGGGGATGA
- the wecB gene encoding non-hydrolyzing UDP-N-acetylglucosamine 2-epimerase — MKVLTVVGARPQFVKAAVVSRELRRKRNDHEEVLVHTGQHYDEELSEVFFEELSIPRPDYNLGVGSKSHGKQTAEMLAGLETKIEDENPDVVLVYGDTNSTLAAAIAASKMEPPLAHVEAGMRSGSDIPEETNRVLTDHGGDLLLAPSPDALDNLEREGITEGVHFTGDVGYDALLWARERADESVLSDVGIAAEEFVLATVHRDTNTDDPERLEAILSALADDPRRVVLPAHPRTVDCLEAFGLYELAERELTLTDPVGYRQFVALLDSAAVVTTDSGGVQKEAFFLDTPCVTFREETEWVETVESGWNTLVGADGEAIRRAMRDATKPDEKPAPYGDGNAAERIVEVLANATGI; from the coding sequence ATGAAAGTACTGACCGTCGTCGGCGCGCGCCCGCAGTTCGTGAAGGCCGCCGTCGTTTCGCGCGAACTGCGGAGGAAGCGGAACGACCACGAGGAAGTTCTCGTTCACACCGGCCAACACTACGACGAAGAGCTGTCCGAGGTGTTTTTCGAGGAACTGTCGATTCCGCGCCCGGACTACAACCTCGGCGTCGGCTCGAAATCGCACGGAAAACAGACCGCGGAGATGCTCGCCGGACTGGAGACGAAAATCGAGGACGAAAACCCCGACGTGGTTCTCGTGTACGGCGACACCAACTCTACCCTCGCGGCGGCAATCGCGGCCTCGAAGATGGAACCGCCTCTGGCCCACGTCGAAGCCGGAATGCGGAGCGGAAGCGACATTCCGGAGGAGACGAACCGCGTTCTCACCGACCACGGTGGTGACCTCCTGCTCGCGCCGTCCCCCGATGCGCTCGACAACCTCGAACGCGAGGGAATCACGGAGGGCGTCCACTTTACGGGCGACGTGGGATACGACGCCCTGCTGTGGGCGCGGGAGCGAGCGGACGAAAGCGTCCTCTCCGATGTTGGAATCGCAGCGGAGGAGTTCGTCTTGGCGACGGTTCACCGGGATACGAACACCGACGACCCGGAGCGATTGGAGGCCATCCTCTCCGCGCTGGCGGACGACCCGAGACGGGTCGTCCTGCCAGCGCATCCGCGAACTGTGGACTGTCTCGAAGCGTTCGGTCTGTACGAACTGGCCGAGCGGGAACTGACGCTCACCGACCCCGTCGGCTACCGCCAGTTCGTCGCCCTGCTGGATTCGGCGGCCGTCGTGACGACCGACTCCGGCGGCGTGCAAAAAGAGGCGTTCTTCCTCGACACGCCCTGTGTCACCTTCCGCGAAGAGACGGAGTGGGTCGAAACGGTCGAAAGCGGATGGAACACGCTGGTCGGTGCCGACGGAGAAGCGATCCGGCGTGCGATGCGCGATGCGACGAAACCGGACGAGAAGCCCGCGCCCTACGGCGACGGGAACGCTGCTGAACGAATCGTGGAGGTGCTTGCCAATGCTACCGGGATATGA
- a CDS encoding NAD-dependent epimerase/dehydratase family protein, with translation MSGKIGDSERTDSFARTGNSLDIAGSDSPTIPSPTDQTILVTGGAGFVGSHLVDALTADNEVRVLDDFSSGNRGNVPENAEIVEGDVRDPRTVRNAMAGVDTVFHQAAMVSVEQSVEHPLRSHAVTGDGSLVVLDCARREDARVVLASSAAVYGHPESVPISESARKTPTSPYGIDKLVADQYARRFSDLYGLETVVLRYFNIYGPRQNPEYSAVVRVFMEQASRDDNITIEGDGTQTRDFVHISDVVQANLRAAVTDRTGEAFNVGTGESVTIRELAEAVRDASDSDSDIVHVEPRQGDIDHSRADVRRAREKLDYEPTVSLSAGLQSLVGELTV, from the coding sequence ATGAGCGGTAAAATCGGCGACTCAGAGCGAACCGACAGTTTCGCCCGAACCGGCAATTCGCTCGACATCGCCGGTTCGGATTCGCCCACGATTCCGTCTCCGACCGACCAGACGATTCTCGTCACTGGCGGCGCAGGATTCGTCGGCAGTCACCTCGTGGATGCTCTCACTGCCGACAACGAGGTTCGCGTTCTCGATGACTTCTCGTCCGGCAATCGCGGGAACGTTCCCGAAAACGCCGAAATCGTGGAGGGCGACGTGCGCGACCCGAGAACCGTGCGAAACGCGATGGCAGGCGTCGATACCGTCTTCCATCAGGCCGCGATGGTCAGCGTCGAGCAGTCGGTCGAACACCCGCTTCGAAGCCACGCCGTCACGGGCGACGGGTCGCTGGTCGTCCTCGATTGCGCCCGGCGGGAGGACGCCCGGGTCGTCCTCGCCTCCAGCGCGGCGGTGTACGGCCACCCCGAGTCGGTGCCGATTTCGGAATCGGCGCGGAAGACGCCGACCTCGCCCTACGGCATCGACAAACTCGTCGCCGACCAGTACGCGCGGCGATTTTCCGATCTGTACGGGCTTGAGACGGTCGTTCTGCGGTATTTCAACATCTACGGCCCGCGACAGAATCCGGAGTACAGCGCGGTCGTCCGGGTGTTCATGGAACAGGCCAGCAGAGACGACAACATTACGATTGAAGGAGACGGCACCCAAACGCGGGATTTCGTCCATATCTCGGACGTGGTGCAGGCCAACCTCCGCGCGGCAGTTACCGACCGAACCGGCGAGGCGTTCAACGTCGGAACCGGGGAGAGCGTGACGATTCGGGAACTCGCGGAGGCGGTTCGAGACGCCAGCGATTCGGATTCCGACATCGTCCACGTCGAACCCAGACAGGGTGACATCGACCACAGTCGGGCAGACGTGCGAAGAGCGCGCGAGAAGTTGGACTACGAGCCGACGGTTTCGCTCTCCGCGGGGCTTCAATCGCTCGTCGGAGAACTGACGGTCTGA
- a CDS encoding glycosyltransferase family 4 protein: MQSRTDTESSLRVLNLVTNADARFFNEQVRVLREFGVQGETLSPTGIHRARDDSVTRRSPTDYLRFFPTVMRNSLGEYDLIHANYGLTAPMALAQPRLPVVLSLWGSDLLGEYGWLSKRCARHCDAVIVMSEGMAEELDSDCHVIPHGINLSRFAPMPTAEAREKVGWSDQKKQILFPYPPTREVKDFPRAERVVAETAERVDGQVELQSVFGVSHDEMANYYNAADVLLLPSKSEGSPNSVKEAMACNVPVVTTDVGDVRDRLLDVSPSHVCSSDGELVAGLVDVLSDPRRSNGREHVRDISLERMGERIHSVYETVVQ; this comes from the coding sequence ATGCAATCGCGTACCGACACGGAATCTTCGCTCCGAGTACTAAACCTCGTGACGAACGCGGATGCGCGCTTTTTCAACGAACAGGTTCGCGTGCTCCGCGAGTTCGGCGTCCAAGGGGAGACGCTCTCCCCGACCGGTATTCACCGCGCCCGCGACGATTCCGTGACCCGACGGTCGCCGACGGATTATCTGCGGTTTTTTCCGACCGTCATGCGCAACTCGCTCGGCGAATACGACCTGATTCACGCGAACTACGGACTCACCGCGCCGATGGCGCTGGCCCAACCGCGATTGCCGGTCGTCCTCTCGCTGTGGGGGTCAGACCTCCTCGGCGAGTACGGGTGGCTAAGCAAACGCTGTGCTCGCCACTGCGATGCGGTCATCGTGATGTCCGAGGGAATGGCCGAGGAACTCGACAGCGATTGCCACGTCATCCCCCATGGAATCAACCTCTCGCGGTTCGCGCCGATGCCGACGGCGGAGGCGCGGGAGAAGGTCGGCTGGAGCGACCAGAAAAAACAGATTCTCTTTCCGTATCCACCCACTCGTGAAGTGAAGGATTTCCCGCGGGCGGAGCGAGTCGTCGCCGAAACTGCGGAACGGGTGGACGGACAGGTCGAACTCCAGAGCGTATTCGGCGTGTCACACGACGAGATGGCGAACTACTACAACGCCGCGGACGTGCTGTTGCTCCCCTCGAAAAGCGAAGGCTCGCCGAACTCGGTGAAGGAGGCGATGGCTTGTAACGTGCCGGTCGTGACGACGGACGTGGGGGACGTGCGCGACCGATTGTTGGACGTATCGCCCTCGCACGTCTGTTCTTCGGACGGCGAACTCGTCGCCGGATTGGTCGACGTGCTTTCCGACCCGCGACGGTCGAACGGGCGCGAACACGTCCGCGACATCAGCCTCGAACGGATGGGAGAACGAATCCACAGCGTCTACGAAACGGTCGTACAATGA
- a CDS encoding flippase, which produces MDVKSFAQGFKAMLGARTVHIAANGVLVVILTRFLLTPTEYGLLGSALAVFGVAGLFADLGTSKSAARYVTEYRERDPGQVPHVLRSALRYRLVAIALVFVAFTVFAGTIARIANQPKLAPLLVFGGAYIAVYSLSTFAVVVFQGYNRVLWSAITRATGSVSLVVFVILGVVFVGGAVGAVVGYVLSYALATVVGLGVLYRRFYSTHAVGQREDGLNRRVLRYSIPLTATQGANVLDKYIDTILVGGIAGATAAGYYHLAKTISAFVEAPASSLGFTISPTYGEQKAGNERESAARLYETTFQHVLLLYVPAAAGLILVADPAVTQVFGSGYAEAIPVVQVFAVYTVLQAITLITSDALDYLGRARERAIAKGGTSAANFGLNLLLIPSLGAVGAALATVVTHSVYVLVNLAVVHHELSLSISRLLRHVGFVCAIAAAMSAVVFASLQFVSGLISLVAVVLLGGAVWAGLATASGLLDIRRVLRVFA; this is translated from the coding sequence ATGGATGTGAAAAGCTTCGCGCAAGGCTTCAAGGCGATGCTCGGCGCTCGAACAGTACACATCGCCGCGAACGGTGTGCTGGTGGTCATCCTCACTCGGTTTCTGCTGACGCCGACTGAGTACGGCCTGCTCGGCAGTGCCCTCGCGGTGTTCGGGGTTGCGGGCCTGTTCGCGGATCTCGGCACGTCGAAATCGGCGGCCAGATACGTCACGGAATACCGCGAACGCGACCCCGGACAGGTTCCCCACGTCCTGCGCTCCGCACTCAGATACCGACTCGTCGCAATCGCGCTGGTGTTCGTCGCCTTCACGGTGTTCGCCGGGACGATTGCCCGAATCGCCAATCAGCCCAAACTCGCGCCGCTGTTGGTGTTCGGCGGTGCCTACATCGCGGTATACTCGCTCTCGACGTTCGCCGTCGTCGTGTTTCAGGGCTACAATCGGGTGCTGTGGAGTGCGATAACGCGGGCGACAGGGAGCGTCAGCCTCGTCGTCTTCGTCATCCTCGGCGTGGTTTTCGTCGGCGGCGCGGTCGGCGCAGTGGTCGGGTACGTCCTGAGTTACGCGCTGGCCACGGTCGTCGGACTGGGCGTCCTCTACCGACGATTCTACTCGACGCACGCAGTGGGCCAGCGCGAGGACGGACTGAATCGACGGGTACTGCGGTACAGCATTCCCCTCACCGCGACACAGGGGGCGAACGTTTTGGACAAGTACATCGACACGATTCTGGTCGGCGGCATCGCCGGGGCAACCGCGGCAGGCTACTACCATCTCGCCAAAACCATCTCGGCGTTCGTCGAGGCCCCGGCGTCCTCGCTCGGGTTCACCATCTCGCCGACCTACGGCGAGCAGAAGGCCGGAAACGAACGCGAGTCGGCAGCCCGACTGTACGAGACGACGTTTCAGCACGTTCTCCTGCTGTACGTCCCTGCCGCCGCCGGGTTGATTCTCGTGGCCGACCCCGCGGTGACGCAGGTGTTTGGGTCGGGGTACGCCGAAGCGATTCCCGTCGTGCAGGTGTTCGCGGTGTACACCGTGTTACAGGCGATAACCCTCATCACCAGCGATGCGCTGGATTACCTCGGCAGGGCGCGAGAGCGCGCGATTGCCAAGGGTGGAACCTCCGCGGCAAACTTCGGTCTCAACCTCCTGCTTATTCCCTCCCTCGGCGCGGTCGGCGCGGCCCTCGCAACCGTCGTAACCCACTCCGTCTACGTGCTGGTCAACTTGGCCGTGGTGCATCACGAACTGTCGCTTTCGATTTCCAGATTGCTCCGCCACGTCGGATTCGTCTGCGCCATCGCGGCGGCTATGTCGGCGGTCGTCTTCGCCTCGCTCCAGTTCGTTTCGGGCCTGATCTCGCTGGTCGCGGTGGTGCTGTTGGGCGGGGCCGTTTGGGCGGGATTGGCGACTGCGAGTGGACTGTTGGATATTCGGCGGGTTCTGCGCGTGTTCGCGTAG
- a CDS encoding polysaccharide deacetylase family protein, translated as MLPGYEFELCLTHDVDRPYKGIQAPYYAFSNRNPRHLTGLLPGVNPWWQFEEIMELEESLGVRSAFYFLQEEPIFKKSPDEWLTPRYWIEHLGRYDLFDTDILDVLHELDDGGWEVGLHGSYDSYDDPDALREQKTALEAALGHTIRGGRQHHLNRNESTWNHHREIGLKYDATLGSSSEYGFQHGYEVKRPFDDDFLVFPLTMMDIAVADPGTKFETAWDTCEQLLDEAAENDAVMTILWHPRMFADEFPGHRRLYRKLIEGALERGAWVGPPGDLCDRLSPLSTKPTGTAGLHGP; from the coding sequence ATGCTACCGGGATATGAGTTCGAACTGTGTTTAACGCACGACGTGGATAGGCCGTACAAGGGGATACAGGCCCCCTACTACGCATTTTCGAATAGAAACCCTCGCCATCTCACGGGGCTGTTGCCGGGTGTCAACCCGTGGTGGCAGTTCGAGGAGATAATGGAGTTAGAGGAGTCGCTGGGCGTTCGCTCGGCGTTTTACTTCCTCCAAGAGGAGCCGATTTTCAAAAAATCGCCAGACGAGTGGCTCACGCCGCGCTACTGGATAGAACATCTGGGCCGGTACGACCTGTTCGACACCGACATTCTGGACGTCCTTCACGAGTTGGACGACGGCGGGTGGGAAGTCGGGCTTCACGGCTCCTACGATTCCTACGACGACCCCGACGCCCTCCGCGAGCAGAAAACCGCGCTCGAAGCCGCATTAGGACACACGATTCGCGGCGGCCGCCAGCATCATCTCAACCGGAACGAATCGACGTGGAATCACCACCGCGAAATCGGGCTGAAATACGATGCGACGCTCGGGTCGAGCAGCGAATACGGTTTTCAGCACGGCTACGAGGTGAAACGACCCTTCGACGACGATTTCCTCGTCTTCCCGCTGACGATGATGGACATCGCGGTGGCCGACCCCGGAACGAAGTTCGAGACGGCGTGGGATACCTGCGAGCAACTGCTGGACGAAGCCGCGGAAAACGACGCGGTGATGACGATTCTCTGGCACCCTCGCATGTTTGCGGACGAGTTCCCCGGTCACCGCCGACTGTATCGAAAGCTCATCGAGGGGGCGCTGGAACGCGGTGCGTGGGTCGGCCCGCCGGGAGACCTCTGTGATAGGCTCTCTCCCCTATCCACGAAACCGACCGGCACGGCGGGCCTACACGGGCCGTAG
- a CDS encoding DUF354 domain-containing protein, whose protein sequence is MKVVITIQHPAHVHFYRHVITSLSEDGHDVHVFARDKDIALDLLDHYGIEHTVLAGKADSLTGLARVQATYEARLLHESMRIRPDVMTAIGGVAVSHVAPLVGARSVVWIDNEGAQSHKLTTPLAHVICTPRKFRDDFGANHVRYDGYHELAYLHPKRFTPNPDSLREHGVNPEEPFFLVRFRQWSALHDVGQTGFSHDAKCDLVSFLADHGEVYVTSESPLPAEFAEYELPVPPHLVHNLLAFADLYVGDSATMATEAAVLGTPAVRAQSFAGADDMTNFLELADYGLLYSTADDRDAVAKAKSLVREADRETFERRRERLIEDKIDVAGYATELLVQSGRGQRSSWFRQAVHNKG, encoded by the coding sequence ATGAAGGTTGTCATCACTATTCAGCATCCGGCACACGTCCACTTCTATCGCCACGTTATCACGTCGCTGTCGGAAGACGGACACGACGTTCACGTCTTCGCCCGTGACAAGGACATCGCGCTTGACCTGCTCGACCACTACGGGATTGAGCATACGGTTCTCGCCGGGAAGGCGGACTCGCTTACGGGATTGGCTCGCGTACAAGCGACCTACGAGGCGCGACTGCTCCACGAATCCATGCGGATTCGTCCCGACGTGATGACCGCAATCGGCGGCGTTGCGGTGTCGCACGTCGCCCCGTTAGTCGGCGCGCGGAGTGTGGTCTGGATAGACAACGAAGGCGCGCAGTCGCACAAACTCACGACACCGCTAGCGCACGTCATCTGCACGCCCCGAAAGTTCCGAGACGATTTCGGCGCGAACCACGTTCGCTACGACGGCTATCACGAACTCGCGTATCTCCATCCGAAGCGATTTACGCCGAATCCGGACAGTCTGCGAGAACACGGCGTGAATCCGGAAGAACCGTTCTTCCTCGTCCGATTTCGGCAGTGGTCTGCCCTGCACGACGTGGGCCAGACCGGCTTTTCGCACGACGCGAAATGCGACCTCGTTTCGTTTCTCGCCGACCACGGCGAGGTGTACGTGACGAGCGAATCCCCGCTTCCGGCGGAGTTCGCGGAGTACGAACTGCCGGTTCCGCCGCATCTGGTTCACAACCTACTTGCCTTCGCCGACCTCTACGTCGGTGATTCGGCGACGATGGCGACGGAGGCTGCGGTTCTCGGAACGCCCGCCGTCAGAGCGCAGTCGTTCGCCGGGGCGGACGACATGACGAACTTCCTCGAACTGGCCGACTACGGACTGCTCTACTCGACGGCGGACGACCGAGACGCCGTGGCAAAGGCGAAGTCGCTGGTTCGTGAGGCAGACCGCGAGACGTTCGAGCGGCGGCGAGAACGACTCATCGAGGATAAAATCGACGTGGCGGGTTACGCGACCGAACTGCTCGTCCAATCCGGTCGCGGCCAGCGGTCGAGTTGGTTCCGACAGGCTGTCCATAACAAAGGGTGA
- a CDS encoding alkaline phosphatase family protein encodes MSMETANPERAFVLGLDGVPWDLIRRWTEEGKLPNFARVVEEGASGPLSSTTPDATPLAWPTIATGVWPDKHGLYGFQQLEREYTHRMNTSADVRRPELWDILSPAVVGNVPMTYPASEIDGTLVTGMMTPEMDERFSHPTEFGKELKETIPDYRIGLSWDEFRDRPDEFREELSSLLDTRRKLMRRLMDEEWRLFFFVYTAPDRLQHLIWEEDALLSHYRELDDILGEVMEYTESRDSALFIVSDHGFGPISRFVFLNTLLEREGHLQRKGGDGTRGALARVGLTKNRVQGLLSRLGVSEKSLVEHLPKSVVDTVAAQVPGEHNLYDVEFEDTVAFAHGSGNIYVNDTIRFDPGVVAPEDVPAIKSELRSLFEGLTDPETENRVLDVHDGDELFPTDLHSPDLVVKGKAEYETAVSLTRDVFRDSGSKVASHRPEGIFLAWGPSVEQGASATDASVTDVAPTILHALDEAVPSDADGRVLKEIFHGGSKPGRRAVSQREYGQAGHSAEVEADFDDVEDRLRGLGYME; translated from the coding sequence ATGTCGATGGAAACAGCGAACCCGGAACGAGCGTTCGTCCTCGGATTGGACGGCGTCCCATGGGACTTGATTCGCCGATGGACAGAGGAAGGAAAGCTACCAAACTTCGCACGAGTGGTCGAGGAGGGTGCCTCCGGCCCGCTTTCGAGCACGACACCGGACGCCACGCCGCTCGCGTGGCCGACGATTGCGACGGGGGTGTGGCCCGACAAACACGGCCTGTACGGTTTCCAGCAGTTGGAGCGGGAGTACACCCACCGGATGAACACCAGCGCGGACGTGCGACGGCCCGAACTTTGGGACATCCTCTCGCCCGCCGTCGTGGGCAACGTGCCGATGACCTACCCGGCCAGCGAAATCGACGGGACGCTCGTCACGGGGATGATGACGCCCGAAATGGACGAGCGGTTCTCCCACCCGACGGAGTTCGGAAAAGAGTTGAAAGAGACGATTCCGGACTACCGAATCGGCCTCTCGTGGGACGAGTTCCGCGACCGGCCGGACGAGTTTCGAGAGGAACTGTCTTCCTTGCTCGACACCCGCAGGAAGCTGATGCGTCGGCTGATGGACGAGGAGTGGCGACTCTTCTTTTTCGTTTACACCGCACCGGACAGACTTCAGCATCTCATCTGGGAAGAAGACGCTCTGCTCTCCCACTACCGCGAACTGGACGACATCCTCGGCGAGGTGATGGAGTACACGGAATCGCGCGATTCTGCGCTGTTCATCGTCTCCGACCACGGTTTCGGCCCGATTTCCCGATTCGTCTTTCTCAACACCCTGCTGGAACGCGAGGGACACCTCCAGCGGAAAGGTGGCGACGGAACTCGCGGCGCGCTCGCTCGCGTCGGTCTGACGAAAAACCGCGTTCAGGGACTTCTCTCCCGGCTCGGTGTGAGCGAGAAGTCGCTGGTCGAACACCTGCCGAAATCCGTCGTCGATACCGTTGCGGCGCAGGTTCCCGGCGAGCACAACCTCTACGACGTGGAGTTCGAGGACACCGTCGCGTTCGCTCACGGTTCAGGCAACATCTACGTCAACGATACGATTCGGTTCGACCCGGGCGTCGTCGCGCCCGAAGATGTCCCCGCAATCAAAAGCGAACTCCGTTCCCTGTTCGAGGGACTGACCGACCCGGAAACCGAAAACCGCGTCCTCGACGTTCACGACGGCGACGAACTGTTTCCGACCGACCTCCATTCCCCCGACCTCGTCGTCAAAGGGAAAGCGGAGTACGAAACCGCGGTGTCGCTGACACGGGACGTGTTTCGGGATAGCGGAAGCAAAGTTGCCAGCCATAGACCGGAAGGAATTTTCCTCGCGTGGGGGCCGAGCGTCGAACAGGGTGCGAGTGCCACCGACGCGAGCGTGACCGACGTTGCCCCGACGATTCTCCACGCGCTCGACGAGGCGGTTCCGTCGGACGCCGACGGACGCGTGCTGAAAGAAATCTTCCACGGTGGGTCGAAACCCGGTCGCCGGGCGGTTTCACAGCGCGAATATGGGCAGGCGGGACATTCGGCGGAAGTCGAAGCCGACTTCGACGACGTGGAAGACCGACTCCGCGGCCTCGGGTATATGGAATGA
- a CDS encoding DUF354 domain-containing protein, with the protein MRYLFFTNTPAHVHLYRHAVETLRERGHDVLVLGRDYGCTRALLEYHDLPHEIYGQCGTTKLSLFRELPEHYFEIFRRARQYDPELIFGVGSYAAHAGALTRTPVVVVADSEPTTIDHAVARPFVNTFLTPHTFGKDLGAKHYEFRGFKELAYLHPDVYEPDPTIRERLGVEPYEKFAIVRFNAFGSHHDVGHSGFTPAKRRKLVSALSEHATVFVSDEGGNPAPGDSRSFDLHPARLHDALAEASLLVADTQTMVTEAALLGTPAIRSNSFVGESDMGNFLELEREGLIDNFRNFEDVLARSLAILADDFAKERLRERRDSYLADKVNLTDVIVDVATKAVPATESIERTAAVSRR; encoded by the coding sequence ATGAGATACCTGTTTTTCACCAACACGCCCGCGCACGTCCACCTGTATCGACACGCGGTGGAAACCCTGCGCGAGCGTGGACACGACGTACTCGTCCTCGGGCGCGATTACGGCTGTACCCGCGCCCTGCTCGAATATCACGACCTGCCCCACGAAATCTACGGCCAGTGCGGGACGACGAAGCTCTCGCTGTTCCGCGAACTCCCGGAGCATTACTTCGAAATCTTCCGGCGCGCCCGGCAGTACGACCCCGAACTCATCTTCGGCGTCGGGTCGTATGCGGCCCACGCGGGTGCACTGACGCGAACGCCGGTCGTGGTCGTCGCGGATTCGGAACCGACGACCATCGACCACGCCGTCGCCCGTCCGTTCGTGAACACGTTCCTGACGCCGCACACGTTCGGGAAAGACCTCGGGGCGAAACATTACGAGTTTCGCGGCTTCAAGGAACTCGCCTATCTGCACCCCGATGTGTACGAACCCGACCCGACCATTCGGGAACGGTTGGGTGTCGAACCGTACGAAAAGTTCGCAATCGTTCGATTCAACGCCTTCGGCTCGCACCACGACGTCGGCCATTCGGGATTCACGCCCGCAAAGCGTCGGAAACTCGTTTCGGCACTCTCGGAACACGCGACGGTGTTCGTTTCGGACGAGGGAGGCAATCCGGCACCCGGCGATTCCCGGTCGTTCGACCTCCATCCGGCACGACTACACGATGCGCTGGCGGAGGCGTCCTTGCTGGTCGCGGACACCCAGACGATGGTGACGGAGGCCGCACTGCTCGGAACGCCCGCAATTCGGTCGAACTCCTTCGTCGGCGAGTCGGATATGGGCAACTTCCTCGAACTCGAACGCGAGGGACTCATCGACAACTTCCGTAATTTCGAGGACGTGTTAGCCCGGTCGCTCGCCATCCTCGCGGACGATTTCGCGAAGGAACGCCTCCGCGAGCGGCGCGATTCGTATCTCGCGGACAAGGTGAACCTGACCGACGTTATCGTAGACGTTGCGACGAAAGCGGTTCCGGCGACGGAATCGATAGAACGAACCGCGGCGGTGTCCAGACGATGA